In Candidatus Cohnella colombiensis, one DNA window encodes the following:
- a CDS encoding DHHW family protein: MKHKLNVSVFIIALFGIGLMNLFSPKSTTVSEMEKRELAALPQFSINELFHNNFTIQFDNYFADHFMLRNQLLEVSSSFKELKGFESTDNVQIINRTGGNNTGGNSENGSTASGYLVLGDRSMMLYHFRNAAADNYGKALNRFQTSISPQVNVYSLIVPPAIEFVEDDSYRELSSSAKSGIEYTYGQYNPAIIPVDAYRAIADHSDEYVYFRSDNHWTALGAYYAYTAFMDTIIEPAVPLEDYKSGVISQYLGTSYTSTLAKSVRENPDDVTYYKPATPYSYTYYQKNGKAVERRAVVDPEFAAKGNGAYAVFLGGDHPWGEITTDVGNGKRIVVIKDSYANPFIPFLIPHFEEIYYIDPRSYEGNIVQFVRDKQITDVLFLNSIIVTSYSGIADLLNERMDAVSSIES, encoded by the coding sequence ATGAAGCATAAATTAAATGTCTCGGTCTTTATTATCGCTCTATTCGGAATCGGGCTGATGAACCTGTTCTCCCCTAAGTCCACAACCGTTTCAGAGATGGAGAAGCGCGAATTGGCAGCACTTCCCCAGTTCTCAATCAACGAGCTTTTTCACAATAACTTCACGATTCAATTCGATAATTATTTCGCAGATCACTTCATGCTTCGCAATCAATTGCTGGAAGTCAGCAGTTCGTTCAAAGAGTTGAAAGGGTTCGAGAGCACCGATAATGTGCAAATTATTAATCGTACCGGGGGCAATAATACAGGCGGGAATTCAGAAAATGGATCAACAGCGTCAGGTTACTTAGTGCTGGGAGATCGTTCGATGATGCTTTATCACTTTCGTAACGCTGCGGCTGACAATTATGGAAAGGCATTAAATCGGTTCCAGACGTCCATCTCACCTCAAGTGAACGTTTACTCCTTAATTGTTCCGCCTGCAATTGAATTTGTAGAGGACGACAGCTATAGAGAGCTTTCTTCATCAGCAAAGTCGGGCATAGAATATACTTACGGGCAGTATAATCCGGCAATTATCCCAGTTGATGCGTATCGTGCAATTGCAGATCATTCGGATGAGTATGTTTACTTCCGATCTGACAATCACTGGACAGCATTGGGTGCTTATTACGCATACACTGCTTTCATGGATACCATTATCGAACCAGCTGTTCCGCTAGAAGACTATAAATCGGGAGTCATCAGCCAATACTTAGGAACATCCTATACATCTACCCTTGCCAAGTCGGTCCGAGAAAACCCCGACGATGTTACCTACTATAAGCCTGCGACTCCATACAGCTATACCTATTATCAAAAGAATGGCAAAGCCGTTGAACGCCGTGCAGTAGTAGATCCCGAGTTTGCGGCAAAGGGTAACGGAGCATATGCCGTATTTTTAGGCGGTGACCATCCATGGGGTGAAATTACGACGGATGTAGGTAACGGCAAACGAATCGTGGTCATTAAGGATTCATATGCTAATCCGTTCATTCCGTTCTTAATTCCGCACTTCGAAGAGATCTATTATATCGATCCTCGGTCCTATGAAGGAAATATCGTACAGTTCGTTCGTGATAAGCAAATTACAGATGTTCTGTTTCTTAATAGCATTATCGTAACCTCATATAGTGGGATTGCAGATTTACTCAACGAGCGTATGGACGCTGTTAGTTCTATTGAATCGTAA
- a CDS encoding FAD-dependent oxidoreductase, translating to MYDIAIIGAGPAGASAAIFAAKAGKKTLVLDNDKSMTKKAWVLNHYGVPEVTGPDLVETGKSQAAKLGAEIVQETVVNITKQETGFKLDTESQVYEAAQVIIATGVAIDLAESAGIKTKDGTEPRIKKVIDAEADGKTNIEGIWAAGTVAGVSVHTIITAGDGAKVAINVISQLNGSRYVDHDILKA from the coding sequence ATGTATGATATTGCGATTATTGGAGCAGGCCCAGCCGGAGCGAGTGCGGCTATCTTTGCTGCTAAAGCGGGCAAGAAGACATTAGTGCTCGATAATGACAAGAGCATGACGAAGAAGGCTTGGGTTCTCAATCACTATGGCGTACCTGAAGTTACTGGTCCTGATCTAGTGGAAACGGGTAAAAGCCAAGCTGCTAAGCTAGGCGCGGAGATCGTTCAAGAAACTGTCGTTAACATCACTAAGCAGGAGACAGGCTTCAAGCTCGATACCGAAAGCCAAGTGTATGAAGCCGCACAAGTCATTATAGCGACTGGTGTTGCTATTGATCTTGCGGAGAGTGCAGGCATTAAGACGAAAGATGGCACAGAGCCACGGATCAAGAAGGTAATCGACGCTGAAGCAGATGGCAAAACGAACATCGAAGGGATCTGGGCAGCTGGTACGGTTGCGGGTGTGAGCGTTCATACGATCATTACAGCAGGCGATGGTGCTAAAGTTGCGATTAACGTTATCAGCCAACTGAATGGTTCGCGATATGTGGATCACGATATATTGAAAGCATAA
- a CDS encoding pentapeptide repeat-containing protein, giving the protein MFEDSGFDHTAAIHFRKGLRADCSNCFGLCCTALNIVASNDFAINKSAGTPFPNLQSDFRCQIHSNLRATGFKGCTVFDCLGAGQMVSQITFNGQNWRERPEVAEKMFRVFPIMEQLFEMIAYVAEALSYKASYSLSDQLHEQFELLQSLTKLDADSILALDMMTYRMPINELLSATSEIIRNEFISKISSPKSRRNLNLRGVDGVGKSFKGKDLRATDFRGAYLIASNLQNADLRGVDFIGADLRDANLSGANLSTSMFLTQMQINSTKGNKETILPTFLQRPTHWTDL; this is encoded by the coding sequence ATGTTCGAAGACAGTGGTTTTGATCATACGGCGGCAATCCATTTTCGTAAAGGATTAAGAGCAGATTGTTCAAACTGCTTTGGTCTATGCTGCACTGCGCTTAATATTGTTGCATCCAATGATTTTGCAATCAATAAGTCTGCGGGAACTCCATTTCCTAACCTGCAATCAGATTTTCGCTGTCAAATTCATAGCAATCTTAGAGCAACAGGATTTAAAGGATGCACAGTCTTTGACTGCCTTGGTGCGGGACAAATGGTGTCTCAGATTACTTTCAATGGGCAAAATTGGCGAGAGCGTCCTGAAGTTGCTGAAAAAATGTTTCGAGTGTTTCCGATTATGGAGCAGCTATTTGAAATGATAGCGTATGTTGCTGAGGCTTTATCCTATAAAGCTTCGTATTCGTTATCTGATCAATTGCATGAACAATTCGAACTGTTGCAGAGCCTAACGAAGCTGGATGCCGATAGCATACTCGCTTTGGATATGATGACTTATCGAATGCCAATAAATGAATTACTATCCGCAACAAGCGAGATAATTCGCAATGAATTCATATCCAAGATATCTTCACCTAAGAGTAGACGAAATCTTAACCTTAGAGGTGTGGATGGGGTGGGGAAAAGCTTTAAAGGGAAAGATTTAAGAGCAACAGATTTTAGAGGCGCATATTTAATTGCATCAAATCTTCAAAATGCGGACTTAAGAGGTGTAGACTTCATTGGCGCTGACTTACGTGATGCAAATTTAAGTGGAGCGAACCTTTCTACTAGCATGTTCCTGACCCAGATGCAAATTAACTCAACAAAAGGCAACAAAGAAACGATTTTGCCTACTTTCTTGCAACGACCCACTCATTGGACTGATCTATAG